GAAACAATGTAAATCTAGATTTCCCTTCTCCCCAAGGCATTTGAATATATCCACTGGTTATTCCATTTTTTATTCTCCCTATTATATCCAATAAAGGTCCTGAAAAATCGAACATGTCTGAAGTTAAATATCTATTTTTAGAGAAACTCAATTTACTGGTATATATTGTTGTGAAATAAACGGGAAATTCATTACTATTTACAGCTTCAATTATTCCAAAGTTCCCCATGTTAACTCCAGAAAGAATTACATCACACCCTTCTTGAATGAAAACTTCTGCTGCTTGACGGCTGTGCATTGGATCATTGAAGTCGCCGACATTGACGTATTTAAGAGTTGCATTCTGATTATATTCCCTGATGGCCATGAGAGCCGCATTCACTTGAGCACGTGAGAACGGTTGGGGCATTCCTCCGATGTAGCCTATGATTCCCGTTTTGGTGATCTTGGCAGCCAATGCTCCAAGAACATAAAATCCTTTGTGGTATTCACGCCCAAGGACGTGGATGTTTCCGCATTGGCTTGAAATGGGTTCTTCCG
The sequence above is drawn from the Desulfovibrio sp. genome and encodes:
- a CDS encoding BMP family protein; the protein is MISMTFLRISQITFIWTMLALCPCTALAETQQPLRMGVLFPGVVVDKDFNELGHAAMIRAQEEYGVTTCYRQRISPWDAPRAIRELIADGCSVIWGHGGQYLEAILGMCAEFPDVAFIAEAEEPISSQCGNIHVLGREYHKGFYVLGALAAKITKTGIIGYIGGMPQPFSRAQVNAALMAIREYNQNATLKYVNVGDFNDPMHSRQAAEVFIQEGCDVILSGVNMGNFGIIEAVNSNEFPVYFTTIYTSKLSFSKNRYLTSDMFDFSGPLLDIIGRIKNGITSGYIQMPWGEGKSRFTLFPISNVSPSINEEIKIIANKITIGEIIVQNDMTSLPSNSQ